The Deltaproteobacteria bacterium genomic sequence GGGACAGGCGGTGGCGGGCTTTCCGGAGGAGCTCGCCCCTCGGTTGCCCGCGTGGAACAAGCAGCTCGTCGACGACGACGTGAGGCTGGCCAAGCAGCGCCTCGCGCAGCTCGCAAAGGACTCCGAGCTGGCCGAGCTGTGGCGCGCGTCCGACGCCGCGGGCTGGGCGCGAGCGCTGGGGGAGCTTCGCGCGCAGCTCGACCGCGCGCCGAAGCCGCTCGTCCGGGCTCCGAAGCCGCGCCTGCGCAAGGTCGCCGTGGGCGACGTGTTCCGGGTCGCGCTCGACGGTGATCGATGGGCGGCGGCCAAGGTGCTGCACCTCTCGACGTACTGGAAGTCCCAGGTGCTGGTCGGCGTCTATCCGGCGGGGGAGTCGTCGGGGCCCATGGTCGGCGTGGTGTC encodes the following:
- a CDS encoding DUF4259 domain-containing protein; the encoded protein is MGTWGRGPFENDAAGDFADTLARGGLNKIRKALRSSSTDADDCAEAVAAAACVAAARGQAVAGFPEELAPRLPAWNKQLVDDDVRLAKQRLAQLAKDSELAELWRASDAAGWARALGELRAQLDRAPKPLVRAPKPRLRKVAVGDVFRVALDGDRWAAAKVLHLSTYWKSQVLVGVYPAGESSGPMVGVVSMHIRPLRAGEWPFLERAPVTREEVASLQGRVHALLKLDLESPEVSIAEDDETELGLCFAKAAQREVAELALQRA